One part of the Microvirga sp. TS319 genome encodes these proteins:
- a CDS encoding ABC transporter substrate-binding protein: MKQPISVLAGVLASSLLVSHASAAEIKIGTASEPSSLDPHYHNLTPNNTVRRHIFESLVDQDAKQRLIPALAESWRTVDDRTWEFKLRKGVKFHNGTEFTAQDFVYSVCRIPNVANSPSSFTLYTKGIDAIETPDPYTIIIKTAAPYPLLPVELTTFGIISAKAAGGEKVTFDKAGCKADSWPTTQAFNDGTLAIGTGPFKLSEYVKGERIVLARNPDYWGQKPEWEKVTFRPITSDGPRVAALLAGDVDLVDEPPLQDLERLRKDPKVSVVETMSNRVVYLALDQAEPTPTIKGTDGKNPLRDIRVRQALSLAIDRKAIVQRIMNNTAEPAAQLLAPGLFGTNPDLKVVSDAKKAKELLAEAGYPNGFELTIGTPNDRYINDEKIAQAVAQMYSRIGIKTQVDASTVNVFFSRRNKGEFSVYLAGWSAATGEASSPLKSLVATKIKEKGFGPTNYTGYSNPKLDELLTKALATVDDKEREKLLAETMKVAMDDYAVLPLHYEVTSWAMRKGLSYEPRADQYTLAAAIHAAK, encoded by the coding sequence ATGAAACAGCCAATAAGCGTCCTTGCCGGCGTCCTCGCCTCGTCGCTCCTCGTCAGCCACGCATCGGCGGCCGAGATCAAGATCGGCACCGCTTCTGAGCCGAGCTCCCTCGATCCGCACTATCATAACCTCACACCCAACAATACGGTGCGCCGGCACATCTTCGAGTCGCTCGTTGATCAGGACGCCAAGCAGCGCCTGATCCCGGCACTGGCGGAATCCTGGCGGACGGTCGATGACAGGACCTGGGAATTCAAGCTGCGCAAGGGCGTAAAATTCCACAACGGCACGGAGTTCACGGCACAGGACTTCGTCTATTCGGTCTGCCGCATCCCGAACGTGGCCAACAGCCCGTCGTCGTTCACCCTCTACACCAAGGGCATCGACGCCATCGAGACGCCGGACCCTTACACCATCATCATCAAGACAGCGGCCCCCTATCCGCTTCTTCCCGTGGAACTGACCACCTTCGGCATCATCTCGGCCAAGGCCGCCGGCGGCGAGAAGGTCACCTTCGACAAGGCGGGCTGCAAAGCCGATTCCTGGCCGACGACGCAAGCATTCAACGATGGAACGCTCGCCATCGGCACCGGCCCCTTCAAGCTGTCCGAGTACGTCAAGGGCGAGCGGATCGTGCTTGCTCGCAACCCCGATTACTGGGGCCAGAAGCCCGAGTGGGAGAAGGTGACGTTCCGCCCGATCACCAGCGACGGTCCGCGTGTGGCGGCGCTGCTCGCAGGTGACGTCGACTTGGTCGACGAGCCGCCGCTGCAGGACCTGGAGCGGCTGCGCAAGGATCCCAAAGTTTCGGTCGTCGAAACCATGTCGAACCGCGTGGTCTATCTCGCTCTCGATCAGGCCGAACCGACACCGACGATCAAGGGCACCGACGGCAAGAACCCGCTGCGCGACATCCGCGTTCGCCAGGCGCTTTCGCTGGCCATCGACCGCAAGGCCATCGTTCAGCGCATCATGAACAATACGGCGGAACCCGCAGCTCAGCTCCTGGCGCCGGGCCTGTTCGGCACGAACCCGGACCTGAAAGTCGTCAGCGATGCAAAGAAGGCCAAGGAGCTGCTGGCCGAGGCCGGCTACCCCAATGGCTTCGAACTGACGATCGGCACGCCGAACGATCGTTATATCAACGACGAGAAGATCGCCCAGGCTGTCGCCCAGATGTACAGCCGGATCGGCATCAAGACGCAAGTGGATGCCTCGACCGTCAACGTCTTCTTCTCACGGCGCAACAAGGGCGAGTTCAGCGTGTATCTCGCGGGCTGGAGCGCCGCGACCGGCGAGGCGTCTTCACCCCTGAAGTCCCTGGTCGCCACGAAGATCAAGGAGAAGGGCTTCGGGCCGACGAACTACACGGGATACTCCAACCCGAAGCTCGACGAGTTGCTCACCAAGGCCCTTGCCACCGTCGACGACAAGGAACGGGAGAAGCTCCTGGCCGAGACGATGAAGGTCGCGATGGACGACTACGCCGTCCTGCCCCTGCACTACGAGGTCACCTCGTGGGCCATGCGCAAGGGACTGAGCTACGAGCCCCGGGCCGACCAGTACACCCTGGCGGCAGCAATCCACGCGGCCAAGTAA
- a CDS encoding ABC transporter permease codes for MTTATSLPTHAKVQTPLRRFVSQFLESRTALLGLIALALVVSSALFAPLIAPQDPYDLSTLNIMDGMLHPGGESFDGITFWLGSDEQGRDLLSAILYGLRTSLLVAFSSTAMALAIGLIVGMVAAYAGGGTDSAIMRLVDIQLSFPAILIALILLAVLGKGVDKVIVALTAVQWAYYARTVRSAALVERRKEYVEAAQCLALPSRSIVLRHLLPNCLPPLIVVATVQVAHAITLEATLSFLGVGVPVTEPSLGMLIASGFDYMLSGEYWVSVFPGLALLITIVSINLVGDQMRDVLNPRLQH; via the coding sequence ATGACCACGGCAACTTCGCTTCCCACACATGCCAAGGTGCAGACGCCCCTGAGGCGGTTCGTCTCCCAGTTTCTGGAAAGCCGCACTGCGCTTCTCGGCCTGATCGCCCTGGCTCTGGTCGTCTCGTCGGCCCTGTTCGCTCCCCTGATCGCGCCGCAGGATCCTTACGATCTCAGCACGCTGAACATCATGGACGGCATGCTGCACCCAGGCGGAGAGAGCTTTGATGGGATCACCTTCTGGCTCGGCTCGGACGAGCAGGGTCGGGACCTGTTGAGTGCGATTCTCTACGGCCTACGCACCTCTCTCCTGGTAGCCTTCTCGTCGACGGCCATGGCGCTCGCCATCGGCCTGATCGTCGGCATGGTCGCAGCCTATGCCGGAGGCGGCACGGATTCCGCGATCATGCGGCTCGTGGATATCCAGCTGTCCTTCCCGGCGATTCTGATTGCGCTGATTCTCCTGGCCGTGCTCGGCAAAGGTGTCGACAAGGTGATCGTGGCGCTCACTGCCGTGCAATGGGCCTATTATGCTCGCACCGTACGCAGCGCCGCGTTGGTCGAACGCCGCAAGGAATACGTGGAGGCCGCGCAATGTCTGGCATTGCCGAGCCGCAGTATCGTGCTGCGTCATTTGCTGCCGAACTGCCTGCCCCCGCTGATTGTCGTCGCCACCGTGCAGGTAGCCCATGCGATCACGCTGGAGGCGACGCTCTCCTTCCTGGGCGTCGGCGTTCCGGTGACCGAGCCGTCACTCGGCATGCTCATCGCGTCCGGTTTCGACTACATGCTGAGCGGCGAGTACTGGGTCAGCGTTTTCCCCGGCCTTGCCCTGCTGATCACCATCGTCAGCATCAATCTGGTGGGCGATCAGATGCGCGATGTCCTCAACCCGCGCCTGCAGCACTGA
- a CDS encoding IclR family transcriptional regulator, with translation MPEILRAEGVESGMSREDPLFINSLAKGLGVLKAFDGGWDALGLREIAGRSGISMGAAQRITHTLVRLGYLHKDERTRRYRLAVRMLDFAYHYFHASPLYEVAIPFVASARDDCRETINVAELDGPEVVAVIRMPSRRLMNPTSTIGRRLPAFCTAGGRAQLAWLPAEEAKVILDKTNFQPRTQHTLIDRAEVEQRLTAARRDGFALVEEEVNHGEIALAAPILDGSGRPLAAVGVSTSTADWTAAAAREKLAPIVMQTARLISRSLQGWKPF, from the coding sequence ATGCCGGAAATTCTGCGTGCTGAGGGCGTGGAAAGCGGGATGTCTCGGGAAGACCCGCTGTTCATCAACTCCCTCGCGAAGGGCCTAGGGGTGCTGAAGGCCTTTGATGGCGGTTGGGATGCTCTTGGCCTGCGCGAGATCGCAGGGCGATCGGGAATCAGCATGGGAGCCGCCCAGCGCATCACGCATACGCTGGTCCGTCTCGGCTATCTGCACAAGGATGAAAGGACGCGCCGCTACCGCTTGGCGGTGCGCATGCTCGATTTCGCATACCATTATTTTCACGCCAGCCCGCTGTACGAGGTCGCAATCCCGTTCGTGGCCTCAGCGCGGGACGATTGTCGAGAGACGATCAACGTCGCTGAACTGGATGGTCCGGAGGTCGTTGCCGTCATCCGCATGCCGAGCCGCCGCTTGATGAATCCGACGTCGACGATCGGGCGCAGGCTGCCTGCCTTCTGCACGGCCGGGGGGCGGGCGCAGCTTGCCTGGCTACCGGCGGAGGAGGCAAAGGTCATTCTCGACAAGACGAATTTCCAGCCACGAACCCAACATACGCTTATCGACCGCGCAGAAGTGGAGCAACGCCTGACAGCTGCGCGACGTGATGGCTTCGCTCTGGTGGAGGAAGAGGTCAATCACGGTGAGATTGCGCTCGCGGCGCCGATTCTGGATGGAAGCGGGCGCCCGCTGGCAGCGGTCGGCGTTTCGACATCAACGGCGGATTGGACGGCTGCCGCGGCGCGCGAGAAGCTTGCTCCGATCGTCATGCAAACAGCACGTCTGATCTCACGTTCTCTGCAGGGCTGGAAGCCATTCTAA
- a CDS encoding ABC transporter ATP-binding protein has translation MSSTRACSTEEANVTQQIPVLEVEDLRTHFFTRGGVAKAVDGVSFTLNRGEILGLVGESGSGKSVTGMSIIGLIDPPGRIVGGSVRYRGEDLVTADEKRLRQLRGTRIAMIFQDPMMTLNPVLSVETQMVETVLAHERVSRRAARDRAREALARVGIPSPEERLSSYPHQFSGGMRQRVAIAIALLHQPDVIIADEPTTALDVTIQAQILFEIQKLCRETGTALVWVTHDLAIVSALADRIAVMYAGRVVETGTTQEVIDRARHPYTHGLLGSVPSRNKRGQPLAQIPGMTPSLLHLPEGCAFRSRCPRATDACLALPSLAGDGGHGWRCFHPHGAAA, from the coding sequence ATGTCCTCAACCCGCGCCTGCAGCACTGAGGAGGCGAACGTGACTCAACAGATACCAGTGCTCGAAGTCGAGGATCTGCGCACCCACTTCTTCACGCGCGGTGGCGTTGCAAAGGCGGTGGACGGAGTCAGCTTCACCCTCAACCGCGGTGAGATCCTGGGGCTCGTCGGAGAATCGGGCTCTGGCAAGTCGGTCACCGGCATGTCGATCATCGGCCTCATCGATCCGCCCGGCCGCATCGTCGGAGGCTCGGTCCGCTATCGGGGAGAGGATCTCGTGACGGCGGACGAAAAACGCCTGCGCCAGTTGCGGGGCACCCGGATCGCCATGATCTTCCAGGACCCCATGATGACGCTCAATCCGGTGCTCAGCGTCGAGACGCAGATGGTGGAGACCGTTCTCGCCCACGAGCGTGTGTCTCGCCGCGCAGCCCGCGACCGAGCCCGAGAGGCGCTCGCGCGTGTCGGCATCCCGTCTCCCGAAGAGCGGCTCTCGTCCTATCCGCATCAGTTCTCGGGCGGCATGCGCCAGCGCGTTGCCATCGCCATCGCCCTGCTCCACCAGCCCGACGTCATCATCGCGGACGAACCGACCACCGCGCTCGACGTTACGATCCAGGCCCAGATTCTCTTCGAGATTCAGAAGCTGTGCCGTGAAACCGGAACCGCGCTGGTCTGGGTCACGCACGACCTTGCCATCGTGTCGGCGTTGGCCGACCGGATCGCCGTGATGTATGCCGGACGTGTCGTTGAGACCGGCACCACGCAAGAGGTGATCGACCGGGCCCGCCACCCTTATACCCATGGCCTTCTCGGCTCCGTTCCGAGCCGCAACAAGCGTGGCCAACCGCTCGCCCAGATTCCCGGGATGACGCCGTCCCTGCTCCACCTGCCTGAAGGATGCGCCTTCCGTTCACGCTGCCCGCGCGCCACCGATGCCTGTCTCGCCCTGCCCTCCCTCGCGGGAGACGGCGGCCATGGCTGGCGCTGTTTTCATCCCCATGGGGCCGCCGCATGA
- the argE gene encoding acetylornithine deacetylase codes for MMNTDTLVSLELLRDLVGFDTTSRNSNLELIGYIRDYLDRIGIESTLVFDETGQKANLYATIGPRDRGGILLSGHTDTVPVDGQDWTSDPFTLTRRGDRLYGRGTADMKGFVAIALAFAPAFAQADLKTPIHYAFSYDEEVGCVGVRRLIAHLNDLSVRPGMAIIGEPTGMQVISAHKGKLGMRCRVSGHSCHSSLAPQGVNAVEYAAEVVSYLRGMARRIAKVGPFDIDFDIPHTTVHTGVIRGGTALNIVPSECEFVFEFRHLPEQDPQELLAEVKRFAHEVLEPAMKAIAPDAGFSWQQLSSTPGLASEPEDDVVILAKALAGQNGHAKVAFATEAGPFQKLGGIPAVVCGPGNIAQAHKPDEYIELSEVAKCEAFMRRLLDRATN; via the coding sequence ATGATGAATACGGATACCCTCGTCAGCCTCGAACTGCTCCGGGACCTCGTCGGCTTCGACACGACGAGCCGGAATTCCAACCTGGAACTGATCGGCTATATCCGCGACTATCTGGACCGGATCGGCATCGAGAGCACGCTCGTGTTCGATGAAACCGGCCAGAAGGCCAATCTCTACGCCACCATCGGCCCGCGTGACCGGGGCGGCATCCTGCTGTCCGGCCATACCGACACCGTGCCCGTGGACGGGCAGGATTGGACGAGCGATCCATTCACGCTCACCCGGCGCGGCGACCGGCTCTATGGGCGGGGCACCGCGGACATGAAAGGTTTCGTGGCCATCGCGCTCGCCTTCGCGCCGGCCTTCGCTCAGGCCGATCTGAAAACACCGATTCACTATGCCTTTTCCTACGACGAAGAAGTCGGCTGCGTCGGCGTTCGAAGATTGATCGCCCATCTCAACGACTTGTCCGTGCGACCGGGCATGGCGATCATCGGCGAGCCGACCGGGATGCAGGTCATCAGCGCCCACAAGGGCAAGCTGGGAATGCGCTGCCGGGTCAGCGGCCATTCCTGTCACTCCTCCCTGGCCCCGCAGGGCGTCAATGCGGTGGAATACGCGGCCGAGGTGGTCTCCTATCTGCGCGGCATGGCGCGGCGGATCGCCAAAGTGGGACCGTTCGATATCGATTTCGACATCCCCCACACAACGGTCCATACCGGCGTGATCCGCGGCGGCACAGCGCTCAACATCGTGCCTTCGGAATGCGAGTTCGTGTTCGAGTTCCGTCATCTCCCGGAACAGGATCCACAAGAGTTGCTGGCCGAGGTGAAGCGCTTCGCCCATGAGGTCCTTGAACCGGCCATGAAGGCCATCGCCCCTGACGCAGGCTTCTCCTGGCAGCAACTGTCCTCGACTCCCGGCCTCGCTTCGGAGCCGGAGGACGACGTCGTCATTCTGGCAAAGGCCCTGGCCGGACAGAACGGTCACGCCAAGGTCGCCTTTGCGACGGAAGCCGGTCCATTCCAAAAGCTGGGCGGCATCCCAGCCGTGGTGTGCGGCCCCGGCAATATCGCCCAGGCTCACAAGCCTGACGAATACATCGAACTCAGCGAGGTCGCCAAATGCGAGGCCTTCATGCGCCGCCTGCTCGACAGGGCGACCAACTGA
- a CDS encoding sugar phosphate isomerase/epimerase family protein has product MNRLGVHALVWEAGWSHDQCARAIAKSAEVGYDFIEAPALDPGSIDPDFTRRELEKNGIGINFSLGLEFDTDISSGDPEKVRRGKAKLEQAIAVCRDCGGQYIGGILYSAFGKYTKPATPEGVAQAVDVLREVAEIAARSDITLVLEVVNRYETNVLNTAAQGVEMCKRIGASNVKVHLDVYHMNIEESDVASAIIDTGDYLGYFHTGDSHRGYLGSGTIDLTGAFRALVRSGYQGPITFESFSSRVVGQPLEGILGIWRNLWDDGHDLASHALMYTRAQLKAAQEAHRQSTERSRLP; this is encoded by the coding sequence ATGAATAGGCTTGGGGTCCATGCCTTGGTCTGGGAGGCAGGATGGAGCCACGACCAGTGCGCGCGAGCCATCGCGAAGTCAGCGGAAGTCGGCTACGACTTCATCGAGGCTCCCGCGCTCGATCCCGGCTCCATCGATCCGGATTTCACGAGGCGGGAGCTCGAGAAGAACGGTATCGGGATCAACTTCTCCCTCGGCCTTGAATTCGACACCGATATTTCCAGCGGCGATCCTGAGAAGGTGCGCCGGGGCAAGGCGAAGCTCGAACAGGCCATCGCGGTCTGCCGGGACTGCGGAGGCCAGTACATCGGCGGCATCCTCTACTCGGCTTTCGGCAAGTATACCAAACCGGCCACACCCGAAGGCGTCGCTCAGGCGGTGGACGTCCTGCGCGAGGTAGCGGAGATCGCGGCGCGGAGCGACATCACGCTCGTGCTGGAGGTGGTGAACCGCTACGAGACGAATGTCCTCAACACCGCCGCTCAGGGCGTGGAGATGTGCAAGCGCATCGGCGCGAGCAACGTGAAGGTCCACCTCGATGTGTATCACATGAACATCGAGGAATCGGACGTCGCATCCGCCATCATCGATACGGGCGATTATCTCGGCTATTTCCACACCGGCGATTCCCATCGGGGCTATCTCGGCTCTGGAACCATCGATCTCACCGGCGCATTCCGCGCCCTCGTCCGGTCCGGCTATCAAGGGCCGATCACCTTCGAGTCCTTTTCGTCCCGTGTCGTCGGCCAGCCGCTGGAGGGTATCCTCGGTATCTGGCGGAATCTCTGGGACGACGGTCACGATCTCGCATCCCACGCCCTGATGTACACCCGTGCGCAGTTGAAGGCTGCCCAGGAGGCGCACCGCCAGTCCACCGAACGCAGCCGCTTGCCTTAG
- a CDS encoding DUF1236 domain-containing protein encodes MSKKLLLAGAVLASLAPAAAFAQSGGAAAGAATGAVGGAIVGGPVGAAVGGVTGAIVGGIADQQQPEFRQYVTTQHVPSYAYKEEVRVGAVLPESGVTLHEVPTQYKVKGYRYTVVNDTPVLVEPGTRKIVQVIR; translated from the coding sequence ATGTCGAAGAAGCTTCTTCTTGCTGGTGCCGTCCTTGCGTCCCTCGCCCCCGCGGCAGCTTTCGCCCAGTCCGGCGGCGCCGCGGCCGGTGCGGCAACCGGTGCGGTCGGTGGCGCCATCGTGGGTGGTCCTGTCGGTGCCGCGGTGGGCGGCGTGACGGGCGCCATCGTGGGCGGCATCGCCGACCAGCAGCAGCCGGAGTTCCGCCAGTACGTAACCACCCAGCACGTTCCCTCCTACGCCTACAAGGAAGAGGTGCGCGTGGGTGCAGTTCTTCCGGAATCCGGTGTGACCCTCCACGAGGTTCCCACCCAGTACAAGGTGAAGGGTTACCGCTACACGGTGGTGAACGACACTCCCGTGCTGGTCGAGCCGGGCACCCGCAAGATCGTGCAGGTCATCCGGTAA
- a CDS encoding ABC transporter ATP-binding protein gives MTIALSSQANPEAPRATTGAGQPILELAHLTKRFSSKLDFAERLAKRLGAKVQEYDVHAVDDVSLSIAPGEVVGLVGESGCGKTTLGRMVAGITHPSSGQLLYNGQAMAALSPEQARQAKLKIQMVFQDPMASLNPRMRVSEIIGEAPRVHGIVSRREQADHVATIMKKVGLDPTYAARFPHQFSGGQRQRIGIARALAVRPDFLVCDESVAALDVSIQAQIINLFMELRRDLGLTYLFISHDLGVVEHIADRTVIMYLGRVVEIAPTPELFSQPNHPYSRALLDEAPRVDTRKRIFAPIKGEIPSPLDPPSGCAFHPRCPHALPRCTMERPEMREVAPGRFSACHLNDAR, from the coding sequence ATGACCATCGCTCTATCGTCACAAGCCAATCCCGAAGCGCCTCGGGCAACGACCGGCGCAGGCCAGCCGATCCTGGAACTCGCGCATCTGACCAAGCGCTTTTCCAGCAAGCTCGATTTCGCCGAGCGGCTGGCGAAGCGGCTCGGCGCCAAGGTGCAGGAATATGACGTCCATGCCGTCGACGACGTGAGCCTGAGCATTGCTCCGGGCGAGGTGGTGGGCCTCGTCGGCGAATCGGGGTGCGGCAAGACCACCCTGGGCCGCATGGTGGCAGGTATCACCCATCCCAGCAGCGGCCAGCTGCTCTATAACGGACAAGCGATGGCGGCCTTGTCGCCCGAACAGGCACGACAGGCCAAGCTGAAGATCCAGATGGTATTCCAGGATCCCATGGCTTCGCTCAATCCACGCATGCGTGTCTCCGAGATCATCGGCGAAGCGCCGCGCGTTCACGGCATCGTCTCACGGCGGGAGCAGGCCGATCACGTCGCCACCATCATGAAGAAAGTGGGTCTCGACCCGACCTATGCGGCACGGTTCCCGCATCAGTTCTCCGGCGGTCAACGGCAGCGAATCGGCATCGCTCGCGCCTTGGCGGTCAGACCGGATTTCCTCGTCTGTGACGAATCCGTTGCGGCGCTCGACGTCTCGATTCAGGCGCAGATCATCAACCTGTTCATGGAACTGCGTCGCGATCTCGGCCTGACCTACCTGTTCATCAGCCACGATCTCGGGGTCGTCGAGCACATCGCCGACCGCACAGTGATCATGTATCTGGGCCGGGTCGTCGAGATCGCACCGACGCCTGAGCTGTTTTCGCAGCCGAACCATCCCTATAGCCGCGCGCTCCTTGACGAGGCGCCGCGGGTCGACACGCGCAAGCGGATCTTCGCTCCGATCAAGGGCGAAATCCCGTCGCCTCTGGACCCACCGTCCGGTTGCGCCTTCCACCCACGCTGCCCGCATGCTTTGCCGCGCTGCACGATGGAACGCCCCGAGATGCGCGAAGTCGCGCCCGGGCGTTTCTCGGCCTGCCACCTGAATGACGCTCGCTAA
- a CDS encoding ABC transporter permease: protein MLVFLIRRIAQSAIVVAIMSVLVFAGIFAIGNPIDVLISPEADEVERAAAIARLGLDRPMHEQFLTFAKNALSGDLGTSFVHGVPALNLVLERFPATLELALFAMVIAVLTGIPLGMWAGLRPDSRAGRIIMAGSILGFSLPTFWVGMLLIMAFAVSLGWLPASGRGSTVSVFGIPFSFLTLDGLKHLLLPALNLALFKVSLVIRLARAGTREVALQDYVRFARAKGLPMRRVIGVHILKNIMIPVVTVLGLELGSVIAFSVVTESVFAWPGMGKLLIDSILVLDRPVVVAYLLVTVLLFIVINLVVDLIYSLLDPRIRLGGGKA, encoded by the coding sequence ATGCTGGTTTTTCTGATCCGGCGCATCGCCCAGAGCGCGATCGTGGTTGCGATCATGTCCGTCCTGGTGTTCGCGGGCATCTTCGCGATCGGCAATCCCATCGACGTGCTGATCAGCCCGGAGGCCGACGAAGTCGAGCGAGCCGCCGCCATTGCGCGCCTCGGCCTCGACCGCCCTATGCACGAGCAATTCCTGACCTTCGCCAAGAATGCTCTTTCGGGTGATCTCGGAACCTCGTTCGTTCACGGCGTACCCGCCCTCAACCTGGTCCTCGAGCGTTTTCCGGCAACCCTTGAACTGGCGCTGTTCGCCATGGTCATCGCCGTGCTGACTGGCATTCCGCTGGGCATGTGGGCAGGACTTCGTCCGGACTCCCGCGCGGGCCGCATCATCATGGCCGGATCCATCCTGGGCTTCAGTCTTCCCACTTTCTGGGTCGGCATGCTCCTCATCATGGCTTTCGCCGTCTCCCTCGGCTGGCTCCCGGCCAGCGGCCGGGGATCGACCGTGAGCGTGTTTGGCATCCCGTTCAGCTTTCTGACGCTCGACGGTCTCAAGCACCTGCTTCTCCCCGCGCTGAACCTGGCTCTGTTCAAGGTGTCTCTCGTGATCCGCCTCGCCCGCGCAGGAACCCGCGAGGTGGCGCTGCAGGATTACGTCCGTTTCGCTCGCGCCAAGGGCCTGCCGATGCGCCGCGTCATTGGGGTCCATATTCTCAAGAACATCATGATCCCGGTGGTTACCGTTCTCGGCCTTGAACTGGGCTCCGTCATCGCCTTTTCGGTCGTCACCGAGTCGGTCTTCGCATGGCCCGGAATGGGTAAGCTCCTGATCGACAGCATTCTGGTGCTCGACCGCCCCGTGGTGGTGGCCTACCTGCTGGTCACCGTGCTCCTCTTCATCGTCATCAACCTCGTGGTCGATCTGATCTATTCGCTGCTCGATCCGCGCATTCGCCTGGGAGGCGGCAAGGCATGA
- a CDS encoding LacI family DNA-binding transcriptional regulator — translation MKNTPAPRPSIPSIRTVAGRAGVSVATVSNVINGKPNVSADVADRVNEAVRELGYTVDMAASRLRSRKSMLAGVVVPDLTNPLFATFVSTLEHLARLDKFDLVVVSSRNDCSEEAARLADMQSWRPAGLIVIPCDGAFKSRRPAGFAIPTVLADRIPDEPDFDLVAVDNAAAAGAVARHLDRHGYETCMVIGSALSISNVRERWEGVRAKAKRMQVDMIEIGIDDPAGMDRLERYLRSGRLAQAIFALDHTTSLLTYRLMADIGIRMPDDVAFASFDEMEWMRLVSPPLTAVRQPVEEMAEQSWALLNRRFRSPTSGPVTRRLKCIVEIRASTPRYHASPKGEIAATTTGG, via the coding sequence ATGAAAAACACGCCCGCCCCGCGCCCTTCCATTCCCTCGATCCGCACGGTGGCGGGCCGGGCTGGCGTTTCGGTGGCGACCGTTTCCAATGTGATCAACGGAAAGCCGAACGTGTCTGCCGACGTGGCGGACCGCGTCAACGAGGCGGTGCGGGAATTAGGCTATACGGTCGATATGGCGGCTTCCCGCCTGCGCTCGCGCAAGTCGATGCTGGCCGGTGTCGTGGTGCCGGATCTCACCAATCCCCTCTTCGCGACCTTCGTGTCGACGCTCGAGCATCTGGCGCGTCTCGATAAGTTCGATCTCGTCGTCGTCTCTTCGCGCAACGACTGCTCGGAAGAAGCCGCCCGTCTCGCCGACATGCAATCCTGGCGCCCCGCCGGCCTGATCGTCATTCCCTGCGACGGCGCCTTCAAATCGCGCCGGCCTGCGGGCTTCGCGATTCCGACTGTTCTCGCGGACCGCATCCCCGACGAGCCCGATTTCGATCTCGTCGCCGTGGACAATGCCGCCGCCGCAGGCGCGGTCGCCCGCCACCTCGACCGGCACGGCTACGAAACCTGCATGGTGATCGGATCGGCGCTGTCGATCAGCAACGTGCGCGAGCGCTGGGAAGGCGTGCGCGCCAAGGCGAAACGCATGCAGGTGGATATGATCGAGATCGGAATCGATGATCCGGCCGGCATGGATCGTCTCGAACGGTATCTGCGATCCGGTCGCCTGGCGCAGGCGATCTTCGCCCTCGACCATACGACCTCGCTCCTCACATACCGCTTGATGGCCGACATCGGGATCAGGATGCCGGACGACGTTGCCTTCGCCAGCTTCGACGAGATGGAGTGGATGCGGCTGGTATCGCCGCCCCTCACCGCCGTGCGCCAGCCAGTGGAGGAGATGGCGGAGCAATCCTGGGCGCTCCTGAACCGACGCTTCCGCAGTCCGACGAGCGGTCCGGTGACCAGGCGCCTCAAATGCATCGTCGAGATCCGCGCTTCAACACCGCGGTACCATGCCTCGCCGAAGGGCGAGATCGCAGCAACGACAACGGGAGGGTAG